The proteins below are encoded in one region of Delphinus delphis chromosome 4, mDelDel1.2, whole genome shotgun sequence:
- the LOC132423960 gene encoding carbonyl reductase [NADPH] 3 has product MPSYTRVALVTGANKGIGFAIARDLCRQFPGDVVLTARDVERGRAAVQQLQAEGLSPRFHQLDIDDLQSIRALRAFLRKEYGGLNVLVNNAGIAFKIDDPTPFDIQAEMTLKTNFFATRNVCSELLPIVKPHGRVVNVSSLQGSKALENCSEDLQEKFRCKTLTEEDLVELMKKFVEDTKNEVHEREGWPNSAYGVSKLGVTVLSRILAQRLDEKRQADRILLNACCPGWVKTDMVGAHGSRTVEEGAETPVYLALLPPDATGPHGQLVRDKVVQTW; this is encoded by the exons ATGCCGTCCTACACCCGCGTGGCGCTGGTCACCGGGGCCAACAAGGGCATCGGCTTCGCCATCGCGCGCGACCTGTGCCGGCAGTTCCCGGGGGACGTGGTCCTCACGGCGCGGGACGTGGAGCGGGGCCGGGCGGCCGTGCAGCAGCTACAGGCCGAGGGCCTGAGCCCGCGCTTCCACCAGCTGGACATCGACGACCTGCAGAGCATCCGCGCCCTGCGCGCCTTCCTGCGCAAGGAGTACGGGGGGCTCAACGTGCTGGTCAACAACGCGGGCATCGCCTTCAAGA TTGATGATCCGACACCGTTTGACATTCAAGCTGAGATGACACTGAAGACAAACTTTTTTGCCACGAGAAATGTCTGCAGCGAATTACTGCCGATAGTGAAACCTCATG GCAGAGTGGTGAATGTCAGTAGTTTACAGGGTTCCAAAGCCCTTGAAAATTGCAGCGAAGATCTGCAGGAGAAGTTCCGATGTAAGACACTCACAGAGGAAGACCTGGTGGAGCTCATGAAAAAGTTCGTGGAGGACACGAAAAATGAGGTGCATGAAAGGGAGGGCTGGCCCAACTCTGCTTATGGGGTGTCCAAACTGGGGGTCACGGTCTTATCGAGAATCCTGGCCCAGCGTCTGGATGAGAAGAGACAAGCGGACAGGATTCTGCTGAACGCATGCTGCCCCGGGTGGGTGAAGACAGACATGGTGGGAGCTCACGGCTCCAGGACCGTGGAGGAGGGGGCTGAGACTCCCGTCTACTTGGCCCTCCTGCCTCCAGATGCCACCGGGCCTCACGGGCAGCTAGTCCGGGACAAAGTCGTCCAAACCTGGTGA